The following coding sequences are from one Malaciobacter pacificus window:
- a CDS encoding HlyD family type I secretion periplasmic adaptor subunit encodes MEEKKGFDDQLRKSFKFQNRELLDNYVMLALTDKDGTIKHVSTSLCNVFDYKPSELIDKPYTLLIKKDSIINFNNQFKEASSLKTVWKGEVKHSSFSDSVIWTDTIITPLFDDNKEHIGFIITSNDITKEKILKKVNEENLLKKKYDKSTLEFMSSFSSAILLKTSSSLHKVLWLISFTLLFLLTWSYFSEIDDIVKTNGKVITSTNIQTISSLEGGILKESFIKEGDKVKKGEVLFNLSDVNFKSEIEKNRYNLNTFLAKAQRLKAQAENTEIKVNKEVIKYDPEIMENEIQLFKINEKKYQAAINILKEQLSQRKNDLKDAYKNLKITENNFALIQKEMKIKMPLVEERIISKVELLDLQRKKNDVDAELKTLKGSIPTLKSSIKEIERSIDETKEDYRSKAKDELLVVYNDIKTVKEDLKYLEEKLTETIIKSPDDGIIKKISVKTKGEAVSPGTIMAQIVPDSKYMLAEIKVDPADIGFLYEGQEVRIKLRPYDFSLYGSVKGEISYISADTLIDEKDPEKENYIVHIKAETKFLNNNKKLEIKPGMTVDADILIGKKTILSYILKPIVRSLDI; translated from the coding sequence GTGGAAGAAAAAAAAGGTTTTGACGACCAACTCAGAAAAAGTTTTAAATTTCAAAATAGAGAACTTTTAGATAACTATGTTATGTTAGCACTTACAGATAAAGATGGAACAATAAAACATGTAAGTACGAGTCTTTGCAATGTTTTTGATTATAAACCATCAGAATTAATTGATAAACCTTACACATTATTGATAAAAAAAGATTCTATAATAAACTTTAATAATCAATTTAAAGAAGCCAGTAGTTTAAAAACTGTTTGGAAAGGGGAAGTAAAACATAGTTCATTTTCTGATTCAGTAATTTGGACTGATACTATTATAACTCCATTATTTGACGATAATAAAGAACATATAGGTTTTATTATTACAAGTAATGATATTACAAAAGAAAAGATACTAAAAAAAGTAAATGAAGAAAACCTTCTAAAGAAAAAATATGATAAGTCAACATTAGAATTTATGTCATCATTTTCATCTGCAATTTTACTTAAAACATCAAGTAGCTTACATAAAGTTTTATGGTTAATTTCATTTACCCTTTTATTTTTATTAACATGGTCATATTTTTCAGAGATTGATGATATCGTTAAAACAAATGGAAAAGTCATAACAAGTACAAATATTCAAACTATTTCATCACTTGAAGGTGGAATTTTAAAAGAAAGCTTTATAAAAGAGGGGGATAAAGTTAAAAAAGGTGAAGTATTATTTAATTTATCAGATGTTAACTTTAAAAGTGAAATTGAAAAAAACAGATACAACCTTAATACATTTTTAGCTAAAGCGCAAAGATTAAAAGCTCAAGCAGAAAACACTGAAATTAAAGTAAATAAGGAAGTTATTAAATATGATCCTGAAATAATGGAAAATGAGATACAACTATTTAAAATCAACGAGAAAAAATACCAAGCAGCAATAAATATTCTAAAAGAACAACTGTCTCAAAGAAAAAATGATTTAAAAGATGCCTATAAAAATCTAAAAATTACTGAAAACAATTTTGCCTTAATCCAAAAAGAGATGAAAATAAAAATGCCTTTGGTTGAGGAAAGAATTATCTCTAAAGTTGAGCTTTTAGATTTACAAAGAAAGAAAAATGATGTGGATGCTGAACTTAAAACTTTAAAAGGTTCTATTCCTACTTTAAAATCATCTATTAAAGAGATAGAAAGAAGTATTGATGAGACAAAAGAAGATTACAGATCAAAAGCAAAAGATGAACTTTTAGTTGTATATAATGATATTAAAACAGTAAAAGAAGACTTAAAATATTTAGAAGAAAAATTAACTGAAACTATTATCAAGTCACCCGATGATGGAATTATCAAAAAAATCTCAGTGAAAACAAAAGGTGAAGCAGTATCTCCTGGAACTATTATGGCACAGATTGTCCCTGACTCAAAATATATGTTGGCAGAGATTAAAGTAGACCCTGCAGATATTGGTTTTTTATACGAAGGTCAAGAAGTAAGAATAAAACTTAGACCCTATGACTTTTCACTTTATGGATCAGTTAAAGGTGAAATCTCTTATATTTCAGCGGATACATTGATTGATGAAAAAGACCCAGAAAAAGAGAATTATATCGTACATATCAAAGCTGAAACAAAATTTCTTAACAATAATAAAAAACTTGAGATTAAACCAGGTATGACTGTAGATGCAGATATTTTAATTGGAAAGAAAACTATTTTAAGTTATATTCTAAAACCAATTGTAAGGTCACTTGATATATGA